Proteins from a single region of Oncorhynchus kisutch isolate 150728-3 unplaced genomic scaffold, Okis_V2 Okis01b-Okis20b_hom, whole genome shotgun sequence:
- the LOC109885395 gene encoding claudin-9, whose protein sequence is MASTGLQLLGLLLAVMGWVGGALVCAAPLWRVSAFAGGEIVIAQVLWEGLWMTCLSQSTGQIQCKTYDSTLALPVSAQVSRTLSVLSLLFCLFALLLGVAGAKCTKCLGEGAYSSKARLARVAGALFFFSGLLYLIPICWTAYAVVRDFYDPKVAAPLKRELGPALYLGWGAGILLLVGGALLNAGSSPPGVRATPTFGGGGRSNPLPVVVEEKEYV, encoded by the coding sequence ATGGCGTCCACAGGTCTACAGCTACTTGGCCTCCTATTGGCCGTGATGGGCTGGGTGGGTGGGGCTCTCGTCTGCGCCGCCCCCTTGTGGCGAGTCTCCGCCTTCGCGGGCGGGGAGATCGTGATAGCCCAGGTTCTCTGGGAGGGGCTATGGATGACGTGTTTGTCCCAGAGTACGGGACAGATCCAGTGTAAGACTTACGACTCTACCCTGGCCCTCCCCGTCTCCGCCCAGGTGTCCCGTACCCTCTCCgtgctctccctcctcttctgcctcttcGCCCTCCTGCTAGGCGTGGCTGGGGCTAAGTGCACCAAGTGTCTAGGGGAAGGAGCCTACTCGTCCAAGGCTAGGCTAGCCCGCGTGGCTGGGgctctgttcttcttctctggGCTGCTCTACCTGATACCCATCTGCTGGACGGCCTACGCCGTGGTCAGGGATTTTTACGATCCAAAAGTCGCCGCGCCGCTGAAGAGAGAGTTAGGCCCCGCCTTGTATCTAGGCTGGGGGGCGGGAATTCTGCTGCTGGTTGGAGGGGCTCTGCTGAACGCAGGCTCCTCCCCTCCAGGGGTTAGGGCGACGCCTACTTTTGGGGGAGGTGGGAGGAGTAACCCACTGCCTGTGGTGGTAGAGGAGAAGGAGTATGTCTGA